TGACCAAAGTCTCCATGCTCTTCCTTCCGGACGTGTACGTCCCCTGCGACGTCTGCCGGGGAAAACGCTACAACCGGGAGACCCTGGAAGTGCGCTACCGGGGCAGATCCATCGCGGACGTGCTCGACATGACCGTGGAGGAGGCCCTCGACCTCTTTCAGGATCTCCCTCGCATCGCGGGAAAACTCGGCGTTCTCCGGGAGGCCGGGCTCGGCTACATCCGGCTCGGGCAGCAGGCTCCCACCCTCTCCGGAGGCGAGGCCCAGCGGGTGAAGCTCGCCACCGAACTGGCAAAGCGCTTCAGCGGCGAGACCCTCTACCTGCTCGACGAGCCCACCACGGGGCTCCACTTCCGGGACGTGGAGAAACTCCTCCACCTCCTCCACCGCCTCGTGGACCAGGGTAACACCGTGCTGCTCATCGAGCACAACCTGGACGTGCTCGTCTCCGCGGACCATCTCATCGACCTCGGCCCCGAAGGCGGCGAAGGCGGCGGCCGCATCGTCGCCGCGGGAACCCCCGAGGAACTCGCCGCGTCGGGAAAGGGATACACCTCCGGATATCTCCGGAGCTACTTCGGCGAACTGCGCCAGAGGACGGTGGCTCATGAACGGGTCGGATAAGCGCCGCGGAAGCGGCGGAAATCGCAAGAGCAGTGGAAACGACCGCCGGTCCCCCGGACGCTTCGGAACCGGGCGCCCCGGCAACCGCGAGGGCGGCGACCGCTCTGAACGTCCCGAAAACCGTGACCGCCCCGGTGACCGTGACCGCCCCGGAACCTCCGGCCGCCCTGACAACCGCGAGGGGAGCAACCGCGATATCGGCAACGAGCGCCGAACCTCCGGGCATCCCGGTTCCAGCAGCGGCGGGCGTTCCGAGAATCGTGCCGACCACTCCAGCGACCGGCAGTTCCGGCCCCGGAAGCCTCAGCCTCCACGGCCCGCGGACGCGCAGCCCCCGCAGGGACAGACCGACGACTCCTTCTACTGGGGGCGGCACGCCGTGCTCTCCCTCCTGGAGGAGACCCCCGAAAAAGTCCTCAAAGTCTACCTCCGCAAGGGGAGCGACCCCCGTCTCGCCGCCCGGGTCACCGAATTCTGCAAAGCCGCAAGCATTCCCTTCCTCTTCCTGGAGGCGGATGCCCTGGAGCGGCTTTGCCCAGGAGCCAACCACCAGGGACTCGTCGCCCAGGCCGCCCCGGCGGAACTGCGGGACATCGAAACCCTCCTGCCGCTCCTCCGGGAGAAGAACGCCCCCGCCCTCGTGGTCGTCCTCGACCACCTGAAGGACCCACACAACCTGGGCTCCATCATCCGCTCCGCCGAAGTGGCGGGAGCCCTGGCGGTGATCCTGCCCCGGCGGCGGGGTGCCCTTCCCACTGGCACCGTCGCGAAAGTCAGCTCCGGCGCCGCCCTGCGCATCCCCCTCGTGGGCGTGACCAACCTCGTCGCCGCCCTGGAATTCCTTAAAGAACAGGGACTGTGGGTGCTCGGCCTCCACGCGGAAGGCCCCGACTCCCTCTGGAAAGGTGACGCCTGCCCCTCCCGCCTGGCCCTCGTGGTGGGCGAAGAAGAGACCGGCCTCTCCCGCCTCGTGGCGGAGACCTGTGACTTCCTGCGCTTCATCCCCATGCGGGGACGCACGGGTTCCCTCAACGCCGCCGTGGCCGCGGCAATCGGTATGTTCGAATGGGTCCGGACGGTTGACGACACCCCTCGCTAGGACCGTGTGATCAGCGCGGGGCAGAGAGCGCGGAACAAACCGTTCCGCGTTTCCTGCCCTTCGCCCTCTCGGGACCGGGACCTGTCCGACGAGGCCGTCGTCCTTCGCCCTCCGCGAAATCTCTGCTGAAATCCCGGGTCAAAGCTCTGAAAGTGGGGGAGCGGTGGCTCGCTCTCTCGTCTCCATGCCCGTGGTACTATATCCGTGCGGGAATGTCTTCGGCAGAGTCTGGCGTGTGGCCGCATCGCGCCCCTTCGCCCTCCATCGAACTCCTGCGCGGGAATCCCCTGAAGGAGCGTGGAGCAATGCAGACTAGTGGTCGCAACAGAGCCACTTCCTGGCCGTATCCCCGGCACGAGGATTTCGAGTCGGAGCTTCGCGGTCGCGCCGCCGCCTTTTTCCGGGCCAGGGGATATCCGGTGCGGAAAAAATACCCCTTCATTCTGGCCGACTGGGAACAGTGGCCGTCCAACATCATTCTCGGAAACGTCGCCGCATACATCCGCCGGGAGAGGGAGCGCCGGGCGGAACAAGGGAGCGGTTTTCCTCTCCATCACTACCTGCATCACGGTTTAAGCAGCCAGGCCATGCTCTTCAACCTCGTCGGTCCGTTGGTCCTCGAAAACGACTTCGAACCGATCCGAAGCGTGCTTGCGGCAAAAGGCGCGGCATGGGGTGGCGATGCCGTTTCGGCGCACTTTGAGATCGAGGACCGAACCGTGTTCAACGAAGCGTACGGCCAACCTACATCCGTCGACCTGGTCGTTTCCGACGGGTCGTCTCCCGACCTGTTCGTCGAAGCCAAGTTTGTCGAGCGGGAGTTTGGCGGATGCTCGGTTTTCAAGCGAGGGGACTGCGACGGCAGAAACCCTGCGGAGCGTTTCTCGCTCTGTTACCTGCATCACATCGGCCGCACCTATTGGCCGCTGCTTCAGAGTCACGGCATCCTCACCCCGGCGTGGTCGGCGAGCCCGGTTTGTCCCCTGTCCGTCTATTACCAGTTTTTCCGCGAAGTGCTCTTTGCCCTGCACCGGAACGGCGTGTTCGTCCTTCTGCACGACGAGCGAAATCCCACCTTCTGCTGCAGAGGCCCCGACGGGGACCGGGGCCTCTTTCCCTTTCTCGTTGCGATGCTTCCTCCGGAGATCCGTTCCCGCGTCATTGCCATCAGCGTACAGGAAGTCTTTCAGGCGGTCGTGACAGGCTCCGGGCGTGACGGCAGACACAAGAACTGGACCGGTGAATTCGCGGAGAAATACGGTATGCCCCTCCCCGCGGCAAAACCCGCGTGAAACGCCAGACGGTCCATAAGTCCGCGAGCTCACCGGCCCTTGGGTCGGACCGCATGGTACCCTGACTCGTGCGGAGGCGCACGAGTCCCGAAGCGTCACTGTGGCCGCAGCAACCGGAATGTCCGAATGGCTCCGGATGGTTGACAACCTCCGGTAGGGCGGGTACAATTCCTTTGCGCTTGCGGGTGGTTAGTTCAGAGGAAGAACGCTTCCTTGACGCGGAAGAGGTCATAGGTTCGAGTCCTATACCACCCACCATATGCAAGAAGTGACTCCTTCTTTCGCCTTTCGGCGCGGGGAAGGAGTCTTTGTTTTTTCTCCGGCTGGGCATGTCCGGCAACGTACTCTCCCGGCGGGGTGCCGCACGTTACGGCGGGAGTGCCTATGCTCTTTCGCGGTTCTTCCGCGCCGCGTGGTACATGCTGTGTGTCGTTTCCTCTGCCGTTTTTCGCTTTTTCGCGTTTTTCCCTTCGTCACGTCCCCGGAACGGACTATAATGTGTGAGGAAAAGCACGAGGCCATCCTCCGACGGAGGCGCTCTCGACAGTGGGCGATGAAGCCGCGCAGCGGAGCCGGTCCACCGGTTTTTCCGTTTTTCCTTGGTGCGCCCGGCGCGTCCGGAATGTCCGGTGCGTTCGGGCGGTACTGGGTGGCTGGTTCCGGGCCTGGGTCCGAAGTCGTGTTCGATATGGTTTGCTTTGCGTGTCTTTCGGCTGCGATTCAGCCTCCTCCGGTTTCTCTTCGGAACAGAAGAAGACGGCGGGACGGAGGCAGTCGGCCGTCCGGCGGAAGAGGGGCGGAAGGGGTAGCAATGCGATGATCAGAGGAATCGGAGTGGACCTGTGCGGCGTGTCGCGCCTGCGTCGCTCCATGGAGAATCCGCGGTTTCTTGAGAAGGTCTTCTCGGAGGAGGAGATCCGCTATGCCATGGAGCGCAGCGACCCCGCGAAACACCTCGCCGCGGCCTTCGCGGCGAAGGAGTCCTTCGCCAAGGCCGGAGGATGGGGCCTTGCCGCGACGGGGCTCCGCAACGTGCGTCTCCGGCGGACCGACACCGGCCCCGTGCTCCTGCTCACCCCTCCTGCGCAGGATCTGCTCGCCCGCATCGGCGCCGACAGGTGCTGGGTGAGCGTCAGCCACGACGGAGACTACGCGGTGGCCATGGTGGTGTTGGAAGGATAGAAGGAGAACAAGGGGGAGGAGTGTCGGTGCGGCTTTCCGTCCCGGGATCGGCCCCACAGCCCGACTTTTGAGCGGCATTGGCGCGGAATTTTCACACCAGAGTGCTTGGTTCACCCCTACGTTGGCGTTCTCGTGGTGTTTTTCGCCCCGGTGGCGGTGTTCTCCACATTGGTTTGTTTCCGTGGCGTCACCAGGTTCTTTGCGAGAGAGGAGCGGATGTCCATGATGCCTCTGTTTTCCTCCCGGGCCATCCGGGAGGCGGATCTCCGGGCCTCGGAGGAGTACGGCCTTGCCGGAATGGTGCTCATGGAGAATGCCGGAGCCGGGGCGTACCGGTTTCTCCGGGAGCGCTTTCCCAGGGCGCGGCGCCTGGTGGTCCTCGCCGGGGCGGGAAACAACGGCGGGGACGGTTTTGTCCTCGCACGTCACGCCCTTCTGGATGGCCTTTCCTGCCGGGTCTTCCTCGTCGCGGACCCTGAAAACTACCGGGGAGACGCACGGAGCAACCTCGATGCGCTTCGCCTGCTCGGGGGGGATCTCCGCTGCGCCGCAGCCTGTTCGGACGCGCATCTCCTGGAGGAGCTGTCCCGGGCGGACGTGCTCGTGGACGCTCTTCTCGGAACGGGAAGCACCGGCGCTCCCCGGGGACAGGCGGCCCGGCTCGTCGCTCTCGCCGGGACCAGTGCCGTCCCGGTCTTCGCCCTCGACCTACCCAGCGGCATTGATGCTGACACGGGAGCGGCCCACGAACCCCACGTCTCCGCCGTGGCGACTGCCACCTTTCTCGCCCCCAAGCGGGGGCTCTTCATCTTTCCCGGAGCGGATGCCGCGGGAGAGGTGCGGGTGATTCCCATCGGCGTTCCCCCGGCGGCGGTGCTGCCCCGGGGGACCGACGCGGTCCTCTTCGACGCAGAGGATGTGCGACGGTTCTTTCCCTTTCGTCGGAGGGACACCCACAAGGGGAGGCAGGGGACGGTGCTCGTTCTGGGCGGTTCGGCGAACTATTCCGGCGCGCCCCTGCTCGCCGCTTTGGGAGCACTGCGCTCCGGGTCGGGACTCGTTGTCCTCGTCGTACCCGAGGCCATCGCGGACCGCTGCGCCGCGGCCCTTCCCGAGGCGGTGCTCGAACCGGTTCCGGGAACGCGGCACGGCCCGGGGACCTTTGCGGTGCTGGAGAACTGGAAATCCCGGGCGGAGGTGCTCCTGGCCGGCCCCGGGCTCGGAAGAGATCCCGAAACCCTGGCTTGCGTGCGGAAGCTCTGGCGCACCTGGACCACCCCGGTGGTGTTCGACGCGGACGCCCTCTTCGCCCTGGCGGATCCCTCCGGAGGCATTCCTTTTCGGGCTGACGCCGTCGTGACCCCCCACGAGGGAGAGTGCGCCCGTCTACTCGGCCTTCGGAGCACCGACGTGGCCGCCGCCCGCCTCGATGCGGTCCGTCGTCTCGGAGAAGCCCTGGGGTGTGCGGTGCTCAAGGGGCCACACACGCTAGTCCATTTGCCGGATATACCGAATATCCTCGGCGTTCCGGGCATGTCCGATCTTCCAGCGGCCTCCGAAACGCGGGAGACGCCGACGCCCGGCACATCGGACGTGCCGCCGATGCCGGAAATCTCCGCCGCGGCGGGTGCGCGGAGAGCGAACACGCTCCAGGTGCCCGGTGCGCCGGGAACGACCCTCGTCATCGCTGCGGGCTCGCCTGGCCTTGCTGTTCCAGGCTCTGGGGACGTGCTTGGGGGCGTTCTCGCGGGGCTGCTGGCCCGGGGGCTTGCGCCGGGAGACGCTGCGGGAGTGGCCTGCTGGCTTCACGGCGCCGCGGGGGAGCGCCTGGCGGCGGAACGGGGCGAGGAAGGGCTTCTCGCCTCGGAGATCGCGGAGGCTCTTCCCGGTGTCATTGAGGAGGTACGCCATGGAAAGACTGGAAAAAGAGCGACAAAAGAAGCGGAAACACCGTGTAGACTGGGATGAGGAGGAGCGCCTCACTGAACGGAGCCGGATTCGGGGGCTCAAGTGGCATCTCGTGACCTTTTCCGCGGTGCTCCTCTTCCTTCTCATGATAAAGATACAGCACCGCGAATGGCCCCTCGGACCGTCGTTCCTTGTTCTCGGGGGACTCGCCTCGGGGACGCTTCTCATGATTTTGCTGGCTGGGAGGAAAAACAAAAAGTGACGCGAAACATCATGCCCCAAGGCGCGCAACTATCCCGGGAGGGCCTCTGCTCCGGGGGGGGCGTTTCGTCCTACTCTGGAGACACCTCCTCCGTTGATTCCTTTCTTTTTGTCGCCGCATCTCCCGAGGAGACGGCGCGTCTCGCCCGGGCCTGCGCCGCCCGGAGCTTTCCGGGGCTCGTCATTCTCCTCGAGGGCGACCTCGGCGCGGGGAAAACCCAGTTCGTGCGCTTCTTCGCGGAGCACTTCGGCAGGCGCGGCGTGCGAAGTCCCTCCTTCACCTTGGTGAACGAATACAAAGGAGACCCCCTCCTCGTGCACGCCGATCTCTACCGCATTTCCTCCGGCGATCCGGTCCTCCGCGACCTGGAGGAGGCGCTTCGGGCCGGGGCCATTCTTCTGGTGGAATGGGCGGACCGCTGGACGGACGTTGCCGGAGAGGAGCAGTGGCGCCTCGTCTTTGCCTTCGACGAGGGCGAAGAGGGAGGGGGAGGAACCAAGTCTTTTCCCGCGCGGCGGCGCATCCACTGTACAGCTCTGGGAGAGCGGGCCCGGCGGAGCCTCGGAGCGGTAAAAGAGGACATGGACCTTTCCGGCACGAACGGCCCGGGTGCGACCCTCTTCGGCACGAACGCCGGAACGAACAACGCGGGTGGAGCACGGCCCGGAGAAGGAGGCGAAACGCCATGAGCCTGGTTCTGGGCATCGACTGCTGCACAAGGTGGACGAGCGTCGGTTGCTGTGAAGACGGAGCCCCTCTGGGGGACATCTCTCTCGATCTGGGGCGGCGCCAATCCGCCCTGTTGCCCTTTCTCGTGGAACAGCTCCTCCGGAATGTGGAGGCTACCCTCTCCGACGTGGATCTTATCGCCGTGACCACCGGACCTGGGGCTTTTACGGGTGCGCGCGTGGGCGTCGCTTACGCATCGGCCCTCGCGGAGGGGCTGGGTGTTCGGATCGCCCCCATGTCCACCCTGAAGGTCCTGGCCATGGCGTTCCCCGTGCCGGAGTTCCTCGTGGTACCCTACCTGCGGGCCCGGAAGGGGCAGTACTACCTCGCCGCCTACCGTTTCGCCGCCGTTTCTCCGGGCGACGCCGCGTTGCCGAATGCCGTCGTACCTCCGGGTGCGCCGGGCGCACCGAACGTTCCGGCTCTTCCGGCGGAGTCGGTGCTGGAGCCCACGGTCCTCGCCGAAGAGGAGGTCGCCCGCTTCCTGGCGGAGCACGCTTGCCGAAAGATGCTCGTCGGTGTAGGAATGGAGCACCTCGCCGCCGCCCTGGGGCCGGAGATCTCCCTGCTGTCCGCAACGGTCCTTCCGGGCAGCACCGTGGCCCTTCTCGGCGAGTTTTCCGGAGAGAAGTCCCTCGCACCACAGGAGGTCCGCCTGGACTATCTCCGGGGTGCGGACATCGGCTGAGGACATGCGGGCATCTCCGGAGCCTGCTTCGATCGATCCTGTTTCTCTTCCGCAAGGGATTTCCGGCAATGGGAACATCGAAAGGGGTGCCATCGGGCAGCGATGTTCCCCATGGTTGGACGCGGAGTCCTCGTTTTTTCAGGTAACGTCGGGCGGCATCGTTTCTCTTCAGCGAGAATTTCCGGTGCATGCAATGGGAACACCGGAAGGGGTGCCATCGGGCATCGATATTCTCTTTTCGCAAGGATTTTTGAGAATCGTCGTTTCTTTCGCAAGAATTTTCGCCGCCTTCTCCGGAACTCCGGAAGGGCTTTCCGGAAATCCTGCACAGTGCAGTGCCGGAGGGGTTTCAAAGAACCTCCCAATGTAATTGGGAGATTTTCGCGGTCCCTCCGGATAACTTTCCCTGTTCCGCCGGAATTTTTCGGGATTTTCGCAGGTTCTTCACGGGGCTTTCCCGACTCTGCGGAAAGTTCCGCCGCCGCCCGCAGTATTGGCGGCATTGTCGCGACATCTTCGCCATTTTGGGGAGTGGATTTACACTTCAAACGCAACAAGGGCTAAGGAACAGTCCCCCAAGAAAAAAACAGGGAGGCCCATGGCAAGCCCTTCGCTAAGATGGAGTCACCATAACAGCCAACTAGCGGGGAGGAACCGGCCATGAGCCACCACCATCTTGCCAGAGACGAGCGCGAGATCATCGTCATCGGCCTGCGAATCGGAGTATCCCAGCAGGAGATCGCTTTCCGGATCGGGCGTTCCAGGAGCACCATCCGCCGGGAGATTCCGCGCTCCAGCGCCGCATTGTCGTGAGGATTTTCATAAGGAAGCTCTGAAGAAAGACCTTTCGCTTTCCTTTGACTCGGGTCGCGTCAGGCTCTGCGAGGCGCCCTGTGGGGCTGGCGTAGCCCTATTCAGAGATTCCATAAGTTTTCCACAGCACCTTAGCACCTTCCCGATCTTGCGGGAATTTTCGCGGTTCTCAAGAAAACTTCTCCAGTGCCTCTGCGACTCCTCTCCGGTTGCGGTACGGTTCCGCGGAGAATTTTCGTGAGATGTCCCCGCTTTTGCAAGTATGTTTGCGAAACATCTCGCTTTCGTGGTGATTTCCGGAGCTCCCCTCTCCGACGGAGCCGAAAGGGGAGAAAAGGAAGGAAAATGGATCTGGCATATCTCTGATATATACGGTATACTTTACTCTGTACATCAGATTGAATTCAGCAGTGGGTGTCCCTGTGGATTCGGAAAGGTTTTTTGCGACTGTTCTGAATTTGGTCCCATTCCAAGGAGGTGACCGGAGAGTTTCGAGAACGCGGTCATTGTGGGGAAGATATCATATACTTTTTGGGGAGGGGTGGCAATGGCAA
Above is a genomic segment from Aminiphilus circumscriptus DSM 16581 containing:
- the rlmB gene encoding 23S rRNA (guanosine(2251)-2'-O)-methyltransferase RlmB, giving the protein MNGSDKRRGSGGNRKSSGNDRRSPGRFGTGRPGNREGGDRSERPENRDRPGDRDRPGTSGRPDNREGSNRDIGNERRTSGHPGSSSGGRSENRADHSSDRQFRPRKPQPPRPADAQPPQGQTDDSFYWGRHAVLSLLEETPEKVLKVYLRKGSDPRLAARVTEFCKAASIPFLFLEADALERLCPGANHQGLVAQAAPAELRDIETLLPLLREKNAPALVVVLDHLKDPHNLGSIIRSAEVAGALAVILPRRRGALPTGTVAKVSSGAALRIPLVGVTNLVAALEFLKEQGLWVLGLHAEGPDSLWKGDACPSRLALVVGEEETGLSRLVAETCDFLRFIPMRGRTGSLNAAVAAAIGMFEWVRTVDDTPR
- the tsaB gene encoding tRNA (adenosine(37)-N6)-threonylcarbamoyltransferase complex dimerization subunit type 1 TsaB, with amino-acid sequence MSLVLGIDCCTRWTSVGCCEDGAPLGDISLDLGRRQSALLPFLVEQLLRNVEATLSDVDLIAVTTGPGAFTGARVGVAYASALAEGLGVRIAPMSTLKVLAMAFPVPEFLVVPYLRARKGQYYLAAYRFAAVSPGDAALPNAVVPPGAPGAPNVPALPAESVLEPTVLAEEEVARFLAEHACRKMLVGVGMEHLAAALGPEISLLSATVLPGSTVALLGEFSGEKSLAPQEVRLDYLRGADIG
- a CDS encoding helix-turn-helix domain-containing protein, translated to MSHHHLARDEREIIVIGLRIGVSQQEIAFRIGRSRSTIRREIPRSSAALS
- a CDS encoding bifunctional ADP-dependent NAD(P)H-hydrate dehydratase/NAD(P)H-hydrate epimerase; protein product: MMPLFSSRAIREADLRASEEYGLAGMVLMENAGAGAYRFLRERFPRARRLVVLAGAGNNGGDGFVLARHALLDGLSCRVFLVADPENYRGDARSNLDALRLLGGDLRCAAACSDAHLLEELSRADVLVDALLGTGSTGAPRGQAARLVALAGTSAVPVFALDLPSGIDADTGAAHEPHVSAVATATFLAPKRGLFIFPGADAAGEVRVIPIGVPPAAVLPRGTDAVLFDAEDVRRFFPFRRRDTHKGRQGTVLVLGGSANYSGAPLLAALGALRSGSGLVVLVVPEAIADRCAAALPEAVLEPVPGTRHGPGTFAVLENWKSRAEVLLAGPGLGRDPETLACVRKLWRTWTTPVVFDADALFALADPSGGIPFRADAVVTPHEGECARLLGLRSTDVAAARLDAVRRLGEALGCAVLKGPHTLVHLPDIPNILGVPGMSDLPAASETRETPTPGTSDVPPMPEISAAAGARRANTLQVPGAPGTTLVIAAGSPGLAVPGSGDVLGGVLAGLLARGLAPGDAAGVACWLHGAAGERLAAERGEEGLLASEIAEALPGVIEEVRHGKTGKRATKEAETPCRLG
- the acpS gene encoding holo-ACP synthase, which codes for MIRGIGVDLCGVSRLRRSMENPRFLEKVFSEEEIRYAMERSDPAKHLAAAFAAKESFAKAGGWGLAATGLRNVRLRRTDTGPVLLLTPPAQDLLARIGADRCWVSVSHDGDYAVAMVVLEG
- a CDS encoding PGN_0703 family putative restriction endonuclease encodes the protein MQTSGRNRATSWPYPRHEDFESELRGRAAAFFRARGYPVRKKYPFILADWEQWPSNIILGNVAAYIRRERERRAEQGSGFPLHHYLHHGLSSQAMLFNLVGPLVLENDFEPIRSVLAAKGAAWGGDAVSAHFEIEDRTVFNEAYGQPTSVDLVVSDGSSPDLFVEAKFVEREFGGCSVFKRGDCDGRNPAERFSLCYLHHIGRTYWPLLQSHGILTPAWSASPVCPLSVYYQFFREVLFALHRNGVFVLLHDERNPTFCCRGPDGDRGLFPFLVAMLPPEIRSRVIAISVQEVFQAVVTGSGRDGRHKNWTGEFAEKYGMPLPAAKPA
- the tsaE gene encoding tRNA (adenosine(37)-N6)-threonylcarbamoyltransferase complex ATPase subunit type 1 TsaE — protein: MTRNIMPQGAQLSREGLCSGGGVSSYSGDTSSVDSFLFVAASPEETARLARACAARSFPGLVILLEGDLGAGKTQFVRFFAEHFGRRGVRSPSFTLVNEYKGDPLLVHADLYRISSGDPVLRDLEEALRAGAILLVEWADRWTDVAGEEQWRLVFAFDEGEEGGGGTKSFPARRRIHCTALGERARRSLGAVKEDMDLSGTNGPGATLFGTNAGTNNAGGARPGEGGETP